CGACCGATGCGCCGCCGAGTAGGCGTCGTTGACGTACGCGTCGAACTTCGGCGCCAGGGTCCGAACGAACTCCGTCTCCGCCTTCTCCTCGGGCGACGCCTCGGGCAGTTCGTCCTCGCACATCCGGGCGTTTTCCAAGAGGAGGACCTCGCCCGCGCCGAGCGCGTCGATGGCCGCCAGCGCCTCGTCGCCGTACGTGTCGGCCACGAAGCTCACGTCGCGGTCGACGTGGTCCGAGAGGATTTCCGCGTGGCCCGCGAGCGACGTGAAGTCGTCGCGGCCGGGGCGGCCCTGGTGGGCCAGCAGGACGACGCGGTGGCCCGCCTCGGCCAGTTCGCGGACCGTCTCCGCGTGGCGCTCGAAGCGGCGGTTGTCCTGCGGTGTTCCGTCCTCGATGGGAGAGTTGAGGTCCAGTCGGACGAGGACGCGTGAGTCGGCCGGGAGGTCGTTGATGGTGTCGAAGGTGGGCATGGGTGAGTGGTCGTCGATGAGATATTTAACGAATCGCTCTCCGGGGGAACGTTGCCGCCGGGAGCGAGGCAGTCGTCTCTCCTCGCTCGAAGCGGGCGCAAACGCTCTGTCGGTCGGTTACGCCTCGTCGTGGACGTACGCGGCCATGTCGAGCATCCGGTTCGAGAAGCCGTACTCGTTGTCGTACCAGGTGAGGATCTTCAGGAGCTTCCCGCCGGCGATGACGTTCGTCGACCCGAGGTCGACGTAGCTGGAGAAGGGGAGCCCGACGATGTCCGAGGAGACGACCTCGTCGTCGGTGTAGCCGAGGACACCCGCGAGCGGGCCGGAGTCGGCGGCGTCGCGGAAGGCGGCGTTGACCTCCTCCTCGGTGACGTCCTCGTCGAGGCTGACGACGAACTCGGTGATCGAGCCGGTCGGGACCGGGACGCGCATCGCCATCCCGTCGATCTTGCCCTCGAGCTGCGGGAGGACCTCCTGTGCGGCGCCCGCGGCGCCCGTCGACGTGGGGACGATGTTCTCGGCGGCCGCACGGCCGCGACGGCGCTTGCTCATCGGGCCGTCGATGAGGCTCTGGGAGCCGGTGTACGCGTGAACCGTGGTGAGCGTGCCGGCGTCGATGCCGAACTCCGCGTCGAGCACCTTCGCGACCGGGGTGATGGAGTTCGTCGTGCAGGAGGCGTTCGAGACCACGTCGTCGCCCTCGTACTCGTCGTGGTTGACGCCGTAGACGAGCTGTTTGACCGGCTTCTCGCCCTTCGGCGGGGCGGAGATGATCACGGTGTCGGCGCCGCCGTCGAGGTGCGCGCTCGCGTCGTCGCGGGTGCGGAAGATGCCCGTACACTCCAAGGCGACGTCGACGTCGAGCTCGTCCCACGGGAGGTCGGCGGGGTCCTGAACGTTGAACAGCGGGACGGCGGTGCCGCCGATCGTCAGCTCGTCGCCGTCGCGCTCGACGCCGTCGAGCCGACCCATGACGGTGTCGTACTTCGCGAGATACCCCATGTCGTCGAAGTCCATCACGTCGTTGATCCCGACGAGCTCGATCCGGGGACTCTCTAAGACCGCGCGGAACACGTTCCGCCCGATGCGCCCGAAGCCGTTGAGTCCCACTCGAACGACCTCGTCGTCGCTCACGTCGTCGCCCGCAGTCAGGTTCGATTTACTCATGTTCGAAAAAAGCGAGACGCAACTACTTAAATCCGGCTCAGTCGCCGCGAGATCGTCATAATCGTTCGAATTTGTTACGAACGTCGTTCCGGCTCCGGCGCGTTACCGGGCGGCGCCCCCGTCGTCGCGCCGCTCGACGCGGGCGGGTAGCGGCCGATACGGCGACCGACAGAAGGCTTATCGGGGTCACCGACTTCACGGGAGGTATGGACAGAGACGACCGCGACGATCCGTTCGGAGACTTCTTCGAGGAGATCGAGCGGATGATGAACGAGATGGCCAACGGCAGCCCCCCGTCGGCCGACGACGCCGGGTTCGGCTCCGAGACCCACGTCGACGCGTACACCACCGAGGAGTCGGTCCGTCTCGTGGCCGACCTCCCCGCCGTCTCGAAGGAGGACCTCTCGCTGCGCTGCGACGGCGACGCGCTCACCATCTCCGCGGTCTCCGACCGTCGCGAGTACGACGAGACCGTCGACCTCCCCGCGCCCGTCGACGAGCACTCCGCGGACGCGACGTTCAACAACGGCGTCCTCGAAGTAACCTTTGACCGCGTCGACGACAGCGCGTCGATCGACCTCGTCTGAGCGCTGGCCGTTCCCGGCTCCCCTCTACTCCCCGTTCGCCGTCCGCCGGATCAGCGCCGCGAACCGGTCGTAGAAGTCGTCCGCGTACTTCGTCGCGGCGTCGACGGTCGGCCGCGCGTTCGTCTCGTTGACGACCAGTCGGTCGTCGGTCGCGAGCAGGTCCACGCCGAGGTAGTCGATCCCGAGCGCCGCGGCCGCGCGCTCCGCGAGGCCGCGGGCGGCCGGGTCGAGGTCGACGCCGCGCGCCGTCGCGCCGCGGTGGACGTTGTGTTTCCACCG
The sequence above is a segment of the Halorubrum sp. 2020YC2 genome. Coding sequences within it:
- a CDS encoding Hsp20/alpha crystallin family protein, which codes for MDRDDRDDPFGDFFEEIERMMNEMANGSPPSADDAGFGSETHVDAYTTEESVRLVADLPAVSKEDLSLRCDGDALTISAVSDRREYDETVDLPAPVDEHSADATFNNGVLEVTFDRVDDSASIDLV
- the gap gene encoding type I glyceraldehyde-3-phosphate dehydrogenase, with amino-acid sequence MSKSNLTAGDDVSDDEVVRVGLNGFGRIGRNVFRAVLESPRIELVGINDVMDFDDMGYLAKYDTVMGRLDGVERDGDELTIGGTAVPLFNVQDPADLPWDELDVDVALECTGIFRTRDDASAHLDGGADTVIISAPPKGEKPVKQLVYGVNHDEYEGDDVVSNASCTTNSITPVAKVLDAEFGIDAGTLTTVHAYTGSQSLIDGPMSKRRRGRAAAENIVPTSTGAAGAAQEVLPQLEGKIDGMAMRVPVPTGSITEFVVSLDEDVTEEEVNAAFRDAADSGPLAGVLGYTDDEVVSSDIVGLPFSSYVDLGSTNVIAGGKLLKILTWYDNEYGFSNRMLDMAAYVHDEA